The following coding sequences lie in one Zingiber officinale cultivar Zhangliang chromosome 2B, Zo_v1.1, whole genome shotgun sequence genomic window:
- the LOC122048086 gene encoding uncharacterized protein LOC122048086, with protein MFRRLCAGVHRRLQATATLGHRRTAAAASRPHFLGFDKPYSVSSVSADDPSSPTASFLARSCGISDHAAFSISKKVQIDALDKALRVLALLKDYGFDEAHLVRLVDRCPRVLLMGIEKTLKSKLELFRGIGLVGTALPEVLSARPFLLTYRVEKRLVPHAELLKSMSITNATLVDALKQSTWLITFGARTTVLPKVDALRAYGVPDEVILLLLIRYGHALVTDTDRFNEAFGEIKKMGICPKKTTFARALGVLAALPKKKWEERVENLRGLGWSRDHVLEAFAKQPHSVDMD; from the coding sequence ATGTTTCGGCGTCTCTGCGCCGGCGTCCACCGTCGACTTCAGGCGACCGCCACTCTCGGCCATCGTcggaccgccgccgccgcctctcgTCCACACTTTCTGGGATTCGACAAACCCTATTCTGTTTCCTCCGTTAGCGCCGACGATCCCTCATCCCCGACCGCCTCCTTCCTGGCGAGATCGTGCGGGATCTCCGACCATGCCGCCTTCTCCATCTCCAAGAAAGTCCAGATCGACGCCCTCGACAAAGCGCTCCGGGTGCTCGCCCTCCTCAAGGACTACGGCTTCGACGAAGCCCATCTCGTCCGCCTCGTCGACCGCTGTCCTCGTGTCCTCCTGATGGGCATCGAGAAGACCTTGAAATCCAAGCTGGAGCTCTTCCGCGGGATCGGCCTCGTCGGAACCGCCCTCCCGGAGGTCCTGTCAGCTAGACCCTTTCTGCTTACGTACCGCGTGGAGAAGCGATTGGTCCCCCACGCTGAGCTCCTCAAATCAATGTCGATAACGAATGCGACCCTTGTGGATGCCCTAAAGcagtcaacttggttgatcaccttCGGCGCCAGAACTACCGTGCTTCCCAAGGTCGATGCTCTGCGCGCATACGGCGTGCCCGATGAGGTAATCTTACTGCTTTTGATCCGCTACGGCCACGCTTTGGTGACAGATACAGATCGATTCAATGAGGCCTTTGGCGAGATAAAGAAGATGGGCATCTGTCCGAAGAAAACCACGTTCGCCCGTGCCCTCGGGGTGCTCGCTGCATTGCCCAAGAAGAAGTGGGAGGAGAGAGTGGAGAACTTAAGGGGATTGGGATGGTCACGGGATCATGTCTTGGAGGCCTTCGCAAAACAGCCTCACAGTGTGGATATGGACTGA
- the LOC122048087 gene encoding transcription termination factor MTERF2, chloroplastic-like, protein MFRRLCAGVHRQLQVTVTLCHRWTAAASSPHFLGFVKPYSVSSVSADDLSSPTASFLSRSCGISDHAAFSISKKVPIDALDKALRVLALLKNYGFNEAHLVRLVDRYPRVLLMDVKKTLKPKLELFRGIGLVGTALPEILSARPVLLRYSVEKRLVPNAELLKSISITNANLVDALKHSPWLITFGTGTTLLPKVDALRAYGVPNEVILLLLTRYGHALVTDTDRFNETFDLIKKMGISPKRTTFARALGVLAILPKKKWEEIVENLRGLGWSQDLVSEAFAKQPHMARVSTEKTRKIVKFLEEKLAWTPEDTVKYPAVLLMSLEKRLMPRYAVLHILMQRGLIKPGVSGNHFLVSNEKFRMQFVTKYQEKAPEIVEAIKGVESSR, encoded by the coding sequence ATGTTTCGGCGTCTCTGCGCCGGCGTCCACCGTCAACTTCAGGTGACCGTCACTCTCTGCCATCGTTGGACCGCTGCCGCCTCGAGTCCACACTTTCTGGGATTCGTCAAACCCTATTCTGTTTCCTCCGTCAGCGCCGACGATCTCTCATCCCCGACCGCCTCCTTCCTGTCGAGATCGTGCGGGATCTCCGACCATGCCGCCTTCTCCATCTCCAAGAAAGTCCCGATCGACGCCCTCGACAAAGCGCTCCGGGTGCTCGCCCTCCTCAAGAACTACGGCTTCAACGAAGCCCATCTCGTCCGCCTCGTCGACCGCTATCCTCGTGTCCTCCTGATGGACGTCAAGAAGACCTTGAAGCCCAAGCTGGAGCTCTTCCGCGGGATCGGCCTCGTCGGAACCGCCCTCCCGGAGATCCTGTCAGCTAGGCCCGTTCTGCTCAGGTACAGCGTAGAGAAGCGATTGGTCCCCAACGCTGAGCTCCTCAAATCAATTTCGATAACGAATGCGAACCTTGTGGATGCCCTAAAGCACTCACCTTGGTTGATCACCTTCGGCACCGGCACTACCCTTCTTCCCAAGGTCGATGCTCTCCGCGCATACGGCGTGCCCAATGAAGTAATCTTACTGCTTTTGACCCGTTACGGCCACGCTTTGGTGACAGATACAGATCGATTCAATGAGACCTTTGACTTGATAAAGAAGATGGGAATCTCTCCGAAGAGAACCACGTTCGCCCGTGCCCTCGGGGTGCTCGCTATCTTGCCCAAGAAGAAGTGGGAGGAGATAGTGGAGAACTTGAGGGGATTGGGATGGTCGCAGGATCTTGTCTCGGAGGCCTTCGCAAAGCAACCTCACATGGCGCGGGTATCAACTGAGAAGACAAGGAAGATTGTGAAGTTTTTGGAAGAGAAACTGGCATGGACACCGGAGGACACTGTGAAGTATCCAGCTGTTCTGTTGATGAGCCTGGAGAAAAGGTTGATGCCCAGGTATGCCGTCCTGCACATTCTCATGCAAAGGGGATTGATCAAGCCTGGCGTCAGTGGGAATCATTTCCTGGTTTCGAACGAGAAGTTCAGGATGCAATTTGTGACCAAGTATCAAGAGAAAGCTCCAGAAATAGTCGAAGCTATCAAAGGAGTGGAATCGAGTAGATGA